One stretch of Rosistilla oblonga DNA includes these proteins:
- a CDS encoding glycosyltransferase family 2 protein: MTAPDKWLCALPVYNEVNFVDEVLDNVANYAANILVVDDGSNDGTDARLAQRTDVTVVRHPENRGYGAALTTAFEYAIDNGYDVVVTIDCDGQHQPVRIPDFVAAASQADIVSGSRYLKMSEDDDAPPEERMLINRKITQQLNRRLGLKLTDAFCGFKAYRVDALRKLRITDPGYAMPLQLWVEAALADLSVIELAVPRIYLDLSRSFGGSLDHAETRLAYYNRVLEDAITSACREGRKLPRRRELCPDA; encoded by the coding sequence ATGACAGCTCCAGACAAGTGGCTATGTGCCCTTCCGGTCTACAACGAAGTCAACTTTGTCGACGAAGTTCTGGATAACGTGGCCAACTACGCAGCGAACATCTTGGTCGTCGACGACGGTTCCAACGACGGCACCGACGCCCGGCTGGCCCAGCGAACCGACGTCACGGTCGTTCGGCACCCCGAAAATCGTGGCTACGGCGCGGCCCTGACCACAGCGTTTGAATACGCGATCGACAACGGATACGACGTCGTTGTCACGATCGATTGCGACGGCCAGCACCAACCGGTGCGGATCCCCGATTTTGTCGCCGCGGCCAGCCAAGCCGACATCGTTTCGGGCAGCCGCTATCTGAAGATGTCCGAAGACGACGACGCGCCGCCGGAAGAGCGGATGTTGATCAATCGTAAGATCACTCAACAATTGAACCGCCGGCTGGGACTGAAGCTGACCGATGCGTTCTGCGGTTTCAAAGCCTATCGCGTCGACGCGCTGCGGAAGCTGCGGATCACCGATCCTGGGTATGCGATGCCGTTGCAATTGTGGGTCGAAGCGGCATTGGCCGATCTGTCGGTCATCGAACTCGCCGTCCCGCGAATCTACTTGGATCTCAGCCGTTCGTTTGGCGGATCGTTGGACCACGCGGAAACCCGGCTGGCGTATTATAATCGTGTCCTGGAAGATGCGATTACGTCGGCCTGTCGTGAAGGTCGCAAGCTGCCCCGACGCCGAGAACTGTGCCCCGACGCGTGA
- a CDS encoding Nif3-like dinuclear metal center hexameric protein — protein sequence MPLLIEHVCQSLGAVAPLRLAESWDNVGLLIGDRQRDCRRVMTCLTITPDVVAEATDQQVDLIVAHHPLPFKPMARLTTDSTASGMVLELAAHRIAVYSAHTAFDSARRGINQQLAEGLQLTDIAPLQPDPADTSETPDGSGRYGRVAATTLEQIMRRAADFLKLPNVRYVGDPDAAVTKVALACGSGGSFLDAARRKGCDCMLTGESNFHGCLEAQSQGIGLILVGHYASERFAMEQLADHLIQEHDELTVWASRSESDPLRQFSL from the coding sequence ATGCCGCTCTTGATCGAACACGTCTGCCAGTCGCTGGGCGCGGTCGCTCCGCTGCGACTGGCCGAATCGTGGGACAACGTGGGACTGTTGATCGGCGATCGCCAACGCGATTGCCGGCGCGTGATGACCTGCCTGACGATCACCCCCGACGTCGTTGCCGAAGCGACCGACCAACAGGTCGATCTGATCGTCGCGCACCATCCATTGCCCTTCAAACCGATGGCTCGGCTGACCACCGATTCGACAGCCAGCGGAATGGTGCTGGAACTGGCGGCCCATCGGATCGCCGTCTACAGCGCTCACACAGCGTTTGATTCGGCCCGGCGTGGGATCAACCAACAACTGGCCGAAGGCTTGCAACTGACCGACATCGCTCCTCTGCAACCCGATCCGGCCGACACTTCGGAGACGCCCGACGGGAGTGGTCGCTATGGCCGCGTGGCAGCGACGACGCTGGAACAGATCATGCGTCGCGCCGCCGACTTTCTGAAGCTGCCCAACGTCCGCTATGTCGGCGATCCCGACGCCGCGGTCACCAAAGTCGCCTTGGCCTGTGGCAGCGGCGGCTCGTTTCTGGACGCCGCCCGCCGCAAGGGCTGCGATTGCATGCTCACCGGCGAATCCAACTTTCACGGCTGCCTAGAGGCCCAATCGCAGGGGATCGGGCTGATCCTGGTCGGGCATTACGCCAGTGAACGCTTTGCGATGGAACAACTGGCCGACCACCTGATTCAAGAGCACGACGAGCTTACCGTCTGGGCAAGCCGCAGCGAATCGGACCCATTGCGCCAGTTTTCTCTATAG
- a CDS encoding sugar phosphate nucleotidyltransferase — translation MNAPIAVVLAAGKGTRMKSELAKVLFPVCDRPMIHFVIDALQAAGVAKTIVVVGHQQEKVRETLKDRENIEFVVQAEQLGTGHAVQVCRENLQSHDGPVIVLAGDSPLLQSTSLKTLLAEFEKTQPALLQGTLHKSDPTGLGRIVRDAEGRFTGIVEEKDATDQQRKITEVNMSTYIFNCSDLLDALGQLKQNNSQAEYYLTDCAALLGAAGRPVEALPVLQDCESLSINNQEELAIVDAKMREMGYASNDA, via the coding sequence ATGAATGCTCCCATCGCTGTCGTACTCGCCGCTGGCAAAGGCACTCGAATGAAGAGTGAACTGGCCAAGGTTCTGTTCCCCGTTTGCGATCGCCCGATGATCCACTTCGTGATCGACGCGTTGCAAGCCGCCGGTGTCGCCAAGACGATCGTCGTCGTCGGCCACCAACAGGAGAAGGTCCGCGAGACGCTCAAGGATCGCGAGAACATCGAATTTGTCGTCCAAGCCGAACAACTGGGGACCGGGCACGCCGTTCAGGTCTGCCGCGAGAACCTGCAATCGCACGACGGCCCCGTGATCGTGCTCGCTGGCGATTCGCCGCTGCTGCAGTCGACCAGCCTGAAAACGCTGTTGGCCGAATTCGAAAAGACGCAGCCTGCATTGCTGCAGGGAACGTTGCACAAAAGCGATCCGACCGGTCTGGGACGGATCGTCCGCGACGCCGAAGGCCGCTTCACCGGCATCGTCGAAGAGAAGGATGCCACCGACCAGCAGCGGAAGATCACCGAAGTGAACATGAGTACGTACATCTTCAATTGCAGCGATCTGCTCGACGCGCTGGGACAATTGAAGCAGAATAACAGCCAGGCCGAATATTACCTGACCGATTGCGCCGCACTGCTGGGCGCAGCCGGTCGTCCGGTCGAAGCGCTTCCAGTGCTGCAAGATTGCGAATCGTTGAGCATCAACAACCAAGAAGAGCTTGCCATCGTGGACGCCAAGATGCGCGAGATGGGCTATGCCAGCAACGATGCTTAA
- a CDS encoding ArnT family glycosyltransferase — MSDSARCCSLPLRLILPLMLLALLVRGGVMTWRYDHLQQDPDAYRLLAENLANHNVYGQVDADGQARPTAFRPPGYPWLLSWFVTDGQLGSPAAAALNLAFGLATVGLVYSIGSRLQSPTTGFVAAALVAIDPILLGQSTLVMTETLATMLAALIWWLFLRNEATLQPSGSSRATFTWSIALAVGLAAGFFCRPVFIVWAAWMLLMLFLRGRRQVGRTAITIATVGLVMVLAVGGWTWRNKSVMGKPIWATTHGGYTLLLGNNPSFYEYLAEAKVGEKWDADFFHQRWADRFSADPREPAFWAAETIDTSHAAAPLGEIDDDRLAYESAKATIRRQPQMFVASCLVRLGRLWSPMPHAGDYSNLLRYAIGSFYVALFACCLLGIWRLGRRLMSPAWMAMLLLAIALSCVHSIYWSNMRMRSLATPLIAVVASIGILGDRQRQPSQPSPIVPLES; from the coding sequence ATGTCTGATTCCGCCCGCTGCTGCAGCCTGCCTCTGCGGTTGATCCTGCCGTTGATGTTGCTTGCCCTGCTGGTTCGCGGTGGCGTGATGACGTGGCGGTACGATCACTTGCAACAGGATCCCGACGCCTACCGCTTGCTCGCGGAGAACCTTGCCAATCATAACGTCTATGGTCAAGTCGACGCCGACGGGCAAGCGCGTCCCACCGCCTTCCGGCCTCCCGGCTATCCGTGGCTGCTCTCCTGGTTCGTCACCGACGGACAACTCGGTTCGCCAGCAGCCGCCGCGCTAAACCTGGCCTTTGGTCTGGCGACGGTTGGGTTGGTCTACTCGATCGGATCGCGGCTGCAGTCCCCGACGACGGGCTTTGTCGCCGCGGCATTGGTTGCGATCGATCCGATCCTGCTGGGTCAATCGACGCTGGTGATGACCGAAACGCTTGCGACGATGTTGGCTGCGCTGATCTGGTGGCTGTTTCTCCGCAACGAAGCGACGCTGCAGCCGTCGGGCAGCTCAAGGGCAACCTTCACGTGGTCTATTGCGCTAGCCGTCGGCTTGGCCGCGGGGTTCTTCTGCCGGCCGGTCTTTATCGTCTGGGCCGCCTGGATGTTGCTGATGCTGTTCCTGCGAGGCCGACGTCAAGTCGGACGAACGGCGATCACAATCGCAACCGTTGGGCTGGTGATGGTCCTCGCCGTCGGTGGCTGGACGTGGCGGAACAAATCGGTGATGGGCAAACCGATCTGGGCGACAACGCATGGCGGATACACACTGCTGTTGGGGAACAACCCTTCGTTTTACGAATACCTTGCTGAAGCAAAGGTCGGCGAGAAGTGGGACGCTGATTTTTTTCACCAACGGTGGGCCGATCGTTTCTCCGCCGACCCGCGGGAGCCAGCCTTCTGGGCCGCTGAAACGATCGACACCTCACACGCGGCGGCTCCCTTAGGTGAGATCGACGACGATCGCTTGGCCTACGAATCCGCCAAGGCGACGATTCGCCGACAGCCACAAATGTTTGTCGCCAGTTGCCTGGTGCGGCTCGGCCGGTTGTGGTCGCCGATGCCTCATGCGGGCGATTATTCGAACCTGCTGCGCTACGCGATCGGCAGCTTTTACGTAGCTCTTTTCGCCTGCTGCCTGCTGGGGATCTGGCGGCTCGGCCGACGCCTGATGTCACCGGCCTGGATGGCGATGCTGCTGTTAGCCATCGCGCTCAGCTGCGTCCATTCGATCTACTGGAGCAACATGCGGATGCGGTCGCTGGCCACGCCGCTGATCGCCGTCGTCGCGTCGATCGGAATCCTCGGCGATCGCCAGCGACAGCCTTCCCAGCCCTCGCCGATCGTTCCGCTGGAGTCTTAA
- a CDS encoding OsmC family protein has protein sequence MVEIKVEYQGGLRCHAVHGPSGCQLSTDAPVDNHGRGESFSPTDLVATALGTCVSTIMGIYADRHELDLTGMKVRVEKHMSADLPRRIMRLPVEVHVPIALEDRHRTAIEAAAGLCPVHQSLRADIEAPLVFHYPA, from the coding sequence GTGGTTGAGATCAAAGTGGAGTATCAAGGCGGGCTGCGATGCCACGCAGTTCACGGCCCCAGCGGCTGCCAATTGTCGACCGACGCCCCTGTCGATAACCACGGCCGCGGCGAATCCTTTTCCCCCACCGACCTCGTCGCCACCGCACTGGGGACATGCGTCAGCACCATCATGGGCATCTATGCCGACCGCCACGAACTGGATCTGACCGGAATGAAGGTTCGCGTCGAAAAGCACATGTCGGCCGACCTGCCGCGGCGAATCATGCGTCTGCCGGTCGAAGTCCATGTTCCGATCGCGCTGGAAGACCGCCATCGCACAGCGATCGAAGCCGCCGCGGGACTCTGCCCCGTCCACCAGAGCCTACGCGCCGACATCGAAGCACCGCTCGTCTTCCACTACCCCGCCTGA
- a CDS encoding ribose-phosphate diphosphokinase yields the protein MRELKIFSGRANPELSHNVCNELHLSPGAITLGKFPDGENFCKIDEDVRGRDVYLVQPTCPPVNDTLMELLIMIDSCKRASAQRITAVIPYFGYARQDRKDEGRVPITAKMVANIITRAGADRVLTMDLHAAQIQGFFDVPVDHLYAAPVLNQHFLEQEYDPNELVVVSPDEGSIKRAVGHKERLGGHLAIVDKRRSSATEVEQHTIIGSSVEGKICLMFDDMISTAGSICGAASLVHASGAKEIHVAATHGIFSGPAIERIKASPIDSIVITDTIPLTPGKMLPNIKVRSVAKFLAEAIKRIHNDQSISAMFRNKK from the coding sequence ATGCGTGAACTAAAGATCTTCAGCGGTCGAGCCAATCCAGAGCTCTCGCACAACGTCTGTAACGAATTGCATCTGTCCCCCGGAGCGATCACGTTGGGAAAATTTCCCGACGGCGAAAACTTCTGCAAGATCGATGAAGACGTCCGCGGCCGCGACGTCTATCTGGTCCAACCGACCTGCCCACCGGTCAACGACACCCTGATGGAACTGTTGATCATGATCGACAGTTGCAAACGGGCCAGCGCGCAACGGATCACCGCGGTGATTCCTTATTTCGGTTACGCCCGCCAAGATCGCAAAGACGAAGGCCGCGTGCCGATCACCGCCAAGATGGTCGCCAACATCATCACCCGCGCCGGTGCCGACCGCGTCCTGACGATGGACCTGCACGCGGCTCAAATCCAAGGCTTCTTCGACGTCCCCGTCGATCACCTCTACGCCGCTCCCGTCCTCAACCAACACTTCCTGGAACAGGAATACGATCCCAACGAACTGGTCGTCGTCAGCCCCGACGAAGGAAGCATCAAGCGAGCCGTTGGGCACAAGGAACGCCTGGGCGGCCACCTGGCGATCGTCGACAAACGCCGCAGCAGCGCGACGGAAGTCGAACAGCACACGATCATCGGGTCGAGTGTCGAGGGGAAGATCTGTTTGATGTTCGACGACATGATCAGCACCGCCGGATCGATCTGCGGTGCAGCGTCGCTGGTTCACGCTTCGGGCGCCAAAGAGATTCACGTCGCCGCCACCCACGGCATCTTCTCCGGCCCGGCGATCGAACGAATCAAAGCCTCACCGATCGACAGCATCGTGATCACCGATACGATTCCGCTGACGCCCGGCAAGATGTTGCCGAACATCAAAGTCCGCTCGGTCGCCAAATTCCTAGCCGAAGCGATCAAGCGGATCCACAACGATCAATCGATCAGCGCGATGTTCCGCAACAAAAAATAG
- a CDS encoding MFS transporter: protein MSSPQTDTTRWYSGISRYQWLVLIIASAGWVFDVYEGQIFNITRGDMLSELLDGDQAAVKGWGDRFLAIFLLGGTVGGLVFGSMADRYGRRPILIVTILLYSIFSGLTYFATDIYQVGVLRFLVALGIGGEWAVAASMVAEVFPSKARAQAAGIFHASSILGTWLAALAGILVATQWRYAYLLGVLPALLIVWVRASVKEPERWQKQVDEDDPQSNKHLAGSFRDLLLNPRWSGRAFGGLLLAAVGLGTFWSVTVAGQDLVKELLLRTGTAAEDVGGMAKFAYGIVQASGGGLGLLAFGPIAARFGRKPAFVGFQLLALLIVPVVCFVPQSYTQMLFILPVFGFLTLGMHAGYAIYFPELFPTHLRATGASFCFNGGRMLAVPVLLFSGWLKEQPDMQLRYAVLGLSTLFLVGVVIVLMMPETRNQELPE, encoded by the coding sequence ATGTCCAGTCCCCAGACCGATACCACACGTTGGTATTCCGGGATCTCACGCTACCAGTGGTTGGTCTTGATCATAGCATCGGCGGGCTGGGTGTTCGATGTCTATGAAGGCCAGATCTTCAACATCACTCGCGGCGATATGCTGTCGGAGCTGTTGGATGGCGACCAGGCGGCGGTCAAAGGTTGGGGCGATCGGTTTCTCGCGATCTTCCTGTTGGGAGGGACCGTCGGCGGGCTGGTCTTTGGATCGATGGCCGATCGCTACGGTCGGCGGCCGATTCTGATCGTCACGATCCTGCTCTATTCGATCTTCTCCGGCCTGACTTACTTCGCCACCGATATCTATCAAGTTGGCGTGCTTCGGTTTTTGGTCGCGCTCGGAATCGGCGGTGAATGGGCGGTGGCCGCCAGCATGGTCGCCGAGGTGTTTCCGAGCAAAGCGCGAGCGCAAGCTGCCGGCATCTTTCATGCGTCGAGCATTCTGGGAACCTGGTTGGCCGCGCTCGCCGGAATCTTGGTTGCGACGCAGTGGCGGTATGCCTATTTGTTGGGGGTGCTGCCGGCGCTGTTGATCGTATGGGTGCGGGCGAGCGTAAAAGAACCCGAGCGCTGGCAGAAGCAGGTCGATGAGGATGACCCGCAGTCGAATAAGCATCTCGCTGGCAGTTTCCGCGATCTGTTGCTGAATCCCCGCTGGTCGGGCCGCGCGTTTGGTGGCTTGCTGTTGGCCGCGGTCGGGTTGGGGACGTTTTGGTCGGTCACGGTCGCCGGGCAGGATCTTGTCAAAGAGCTGTTGCTGCGGACTGGGACCGCGGCGGAAGATGTCGGCGGGATGGCGAAGTTCGCTTACGGGATCGTGCAGGCTTCCGGAGGCGGACTGGGACTGCTGGCCTTTGGCCCGATCGCCGCTCGCTTCGGCCGCAAGCCCGCCTTCGTCGGCTTTCAATTGCTGGCCCTGCTGATCGTCCCGGTCGTCTGTTTTGTTCCGCAGTCCTACACCCAGATGCTTTTCATTTTGCCGGTCTTCGGTTTCTTGACCCTCGGCATGCATGCCGGTTACGCGATCTACTTTCCCGAGTTGTTCCCGACGCATCTGCGAGCCACCGGTGCCAGTTTCTGCTTCAACGGCGGGCGGATGCTTGCCGTTCCGGTGCTGCTGTTTTCAGGGTGGTTAAAAGAGCAGCCCGATATGCAGCTGCGGTACGCAGTGCTGGGGCTGTCGACGCTGTTCCTGGTCGGCGTGGTGATCGTCTTGATGATGCCCGAAACGCGAAACCAAGAGCTTCCCGAATAG
- a CDS encoding lysophospholipid acyltransferase family protein, with protein sequence MNKQTAIDFAVYLLVRTLFAVIQTLSVQRMQPVCNGLAYLVSDVLQIRRRIIDTNLRIASPNASDQQINETRRQMWAHLVMMACEIAWSRRRLHLSNWRQMLDFPTSGIFLRPFLEGRPMVLVSGHYGNFEIGGYATGLFGIPTMTVARPLDNRFLHRYITQFRGMHGQMLVDKEGSADIIQQHLESNGTLSLVADQFAGARGCWVNFFGKPTSCHKALALFTLANDAPMAVFYSRRTTGPMQFEIGCNGVADPREAGPELGGVTELTCWYNERLEKAIALSPEQYWWMHRRWRDVPEKIQRRMDRMAAKQAA encoded by the coding sequence GTGAACAAGCAGACCGCTATCGATTTTGCCGTCTATCTCTTGGTGCGGACGCTGTTTGCCGTCATCCAAACGCTCTCGGTCCAGCGGATGCAGCCGGTTTGCAACGGCTTGGCCTATCTGGTTTCGGACGTTTTACAGATCCGCCGGCGGATTATCGACACCAATCTACGGATCGCATCTCCCAACGCTAGCGACCAGCAAATTAATGAGACGCGTCGCCAAATGTGGGCTCACCTGGTGATGATGGCTTGCGAAATCGCATGGTCGCGTCGTCGCTTGCACCTTTCCAATTGGCGGCAGATGCTCGATTTCCCTACCTCGGGCATCTTCCTGCGGCCGTTTCTGGAAGGCCGGCCGATGGTCTTGGTCAGCGGACATTACGGCAATTTTGAGATCGGCGGCTACGCGACCGGACTGTTTGGGATCCCGACGATGACCGTCGCGCGGCCGTTGGACAACCGCTTCCTGCATCGTTACATCACCCAGTTCCGCGGCATGCACGGCCAGATGCTTGTCGACAAAGAGGGCTCGGCCGACATCATCCAACAGCATCTGGAATCCAACGGCACGCTCTCGCTGGTAGCCGACCAGTTTGCCGGCGCCCGCGGTTGTTGGGTCAACTTCTTCGGCAAACCGACGTCGTGCCACAAGGCGCTGGCGCTGTTTACCTTAGCCAACGACGCTCCGATGGCAGTATTCTACTCCCGCCGGACGACCGGCCCGATGCAATTCGAGATCGGTTGCAACGGCGTCGCCGATCCGCGCGAAGCCGGTCCGGAGCTGGGGGGCGTGACCGAGCTGACCTGTTGGTACAACGAGCGGCTGGAGAAGGCGATCGCTCTAAGTCCCGAGCAATATTGGTGGATGCACCGCCGTTGGCGTGACGTTCCCGAGAAGATTCAGCGACGAATGGATCGGATGGCGGCAAAGCAGGCTGCTTGA
- a CDS encoding beta-ketoacyl-ACP synthase III, with the protein MSQITESSSAGTRSASNRGSAPLTQTGGRSRLGQALGVRVASTGSYAPAEIVTNDDLASLGCDSEWIIKRTGIRERRKARPDEATSDMAYEAASRCLKDAGVDASEVDMILVATMTPDHPTPSAACHLQRRLGATAPAMDVNAACAGFMYAMVTGSQFVAAGNAKKVLVVGADLMSRTINPHDPKTYPLFGDGAGAVLLVPDKPEGAGLLKYTLGSEGCGGKMLCIPAGGSRTPLVPDAFNEGRHYLWMDGRAVFKWAVRVVAESSIDVLNELGMGPDDLNLIILHQANQRIIDSAVSDLGVHRESVFVNVDRYGNTSAASIPLALDEAVRAGKIERGQHALLCGFGAGLAWGTAVLRW; encoded by the coding sequence ATGTCACAGATTACCGAATCTTCTTCCGCTGGAACACGCTCCGCATCGAACCGCGGCTCGGCACCGCTGACCCAGACTGGCGGCCGCAGTCGGCTTGGACAAGCGTTGGGAGTCCGTGTGGCTTCGACCGGCTCCTACGCCCCCGCTGAGATCGTCACTAACGACGATCTGGCTAGCTTGGGTTGCGATAGCGAATGGATCATCAAGCGGACGGGGATCCGTGAACGCCGCAAAGCACGACCCGACGAAGCGACCAGCGACATGGCGTACGAAGCTGCCTCGCGGTGCTTGAAAGACGCGGGAGTCGACGCTTCGGAAGTCGACATGATTTTGGTCGCCACGATGACTCCCGATCATCCAACACCGTCGGCCGCGTGTCATCTGCAACGGCGTTTGGGAGCGACAGCTCCGGCGATGGACGTCAACGCCGCGTGTGCCGGTTTCATGTACGCGATGGTGACGGGATCTCAATTTGTTGCCGCGGGGAACGCCAAGAAGGTGTTGGTTGTTGGCGCCGACCTGATGAGCCGCACGATCAACCCGCACGACCCCAAGACCTACCCGCTGTTTGGCGACGGCGCTGGGGCAGTGTTGTTGGTTCCCGATAAGCCCGAAGGGGCGGGCCTGTTGAAATACACCTTGGGCAGCGAAGGCTGCGGCGGCAAGATGTTGTGCATACCCGCCGGCGGTTCGCGAACGCCGTTGGTCCCCGATGCGTTTAACGAGGGACGACACTACCTGTGGATGGATGGCCGGGCTGTCTTTAAGTGGGCCGTGCGCGTGGTGGCGGAGAGTTCGATCGACGTCTTGAACGAACTGGGCATGGGCCCCGATGATCTGAATCTGATCATCCTGCACCAAGCGAATCAACGGATCATCGATTCAGCAGTTTCCGATCTGGGCGTTCATCGCGAGAGCGTTTTTGTGAACGTCGATCGCTATGGAAATACCAGCGCGGCGAGCATTCCGCTGGCGTTGGACGAAGCGGTGCGAGCGGGCAAGATCGAGCGTGGACAACACGCGCTGCTGTGCGGTTTTGGCGCCGGGCTAGCCTGGGGAACCGCAGTCCTCCGCTGGTAA
- a CDS encoding prenyltransferase/squalene oxidase repeat-containing protein, with protein MSESLKAAIGSQDWQEFNPEPLVHYYQAMFAERLPELIDQAMDDSEIADLESDQVHCFGLLMLRDMFRRFHKQLRPDTADGKWVDPLFRQIADKHELPPEALVDDGKPYDVKDPNAPWAGSLGALMGLPGSEIVRAQGRSLQTVQKQTANRPSQSEASAATAATPALADSDEIEYRRAGFFSSAPPWMVSSLIHGLVLLMLALVTLDPVEIAKNVLTVTPTDEAGQEMEEFSLEQIEPDSMEEEMIEEPVISPPTTVQAVEAIEVETPDAVLMVGTEMPDMIDAIAPMDALTQSLTSAMEATTEFSARSTDMKKELLKKYGGSEATEAAVTKALEWFQRHQLPNGAWNLHHNIACGNKCGNPGDEKAKDSFNGATALALLPFLGAGQTHMQGKYKGTVHRGLQFIAGNMKVKNQGGLITGDCRDGSGTMYSHGLCAIVLCEAYAMTEDPALAKPAQAALNYIAFTQNKTGGGWRYTPGQEGDTSVVGWMVMALKSGHMGHLVVPPNTVRGASLFLDRVSADNGVYYGYTAPQKKPSTTAVGLLCRMYLGWDKEHPSLKKGVDYLAKIGLNKNDAYHNYYSAQVLRQYGGPQWDAFNKEMSEWLVETQESQGHAIGSWYFKSGHTGGRGGRLAITALCTMTLEVYYRHLPLYAEAAAEDDFPL; from the coding sequence TTGTCCGAGTCCCTAAAGGCGGCGATCGGAAGTCAGGATTGGCAGGAATTTAACCCCGAGCCACTCGTTCACTACTATCAGGCGATGTTCGCCGAACGCCTGCCCGAACTGATCGACCAGGCGATGGACGACAGCGAGATCGCCGATCTCGAATCCGACCAGGTTCATTGCTTTGGTCTGCTGATGTTGCGCGACATGTTCCGTCGCTTCCACAAACAGCTCCGCCCCGATACCGCCGACGGCAAATGGGTCGATCCGCTTTTCCGCCAGATCGCCGACAAACATGAACTGCCCCCCGAAGCGCTCGTCGACGACGGCAAGCCTTACGACGTCAAAGATCCCAATGCACCGTGGGCCGGATCGCTCGGGGCGCTGATGGGATTGCCCGGCAGCGAAATCGTCCGCGCCCAAGGCAGATCGCTGCAAACGGTTCAGAAGCAGACAGCAAATCGCCCTTCGCAATCCGAAGCCTCCGCGGCGACAGCGGCCACTCCCGCGTTGGCCGATAGCGATGAGATCGAATACCGCCGAGCTGGCTTTTTCAGCTCCGCCCCACCCTGGATGGTCAGCAGTCTCATCCATGGACTGGTCCTCCTGATGCTGGCTCTGGTCACCCTGGACCCTGTCGAAATTGCAAAAAATGTGCTCACCGTCACCCCGACCGATGAGGCCGGGCAAGAGATGGAAGAGTTTTCGCTGGAGCAGATCGAGCCCGATTCGATGGAGGAGGAGATGATCGAAGAACCTGTCATCTCGCCACCCACCACCGTGCAAGCTGTCGAAGCGATCGAAGTCGAAACGCCCGACGCGGTGCTGATGGTCGGGACCGAGATGCCCGACATGATCGATGCGATCGCGCCGATGGATGCGTTGACTCAATCGTTGACCTCCGCGATGGAAGCGACCACCGAATTCTCGGCCCGCAGCACCGACATGAAAAAGGAACTGCTGAAGAAATACGGCGGCAGCGAAGCGACCGAAGCCGCTGTCACCAAGGCCTTGGAATGGTTCCAAAGACACCAGTTACCCAACGGAGCGTGGAACCTGCACCACAACATCGCCTGTGGTAACAAGTGTGGAAACCCAGGGGATGAAAAGGCAAAAGACAGCTTCAACGGCGCGACCGCGTTGGCGCTGCTGCCATTCCTCGGCGCCGGCCAGACCCACATGCAAGGCAAATACAAAGGCACTGTCCACCGCGGCCTGCAGTTCATCGCGGGGAACATGAAAGTCAAAAACCAAGGCGGCCTGATCACCGGGGACTGTCGCGACGGTTCGGGAACGATGTATTCGCACGGGTTGTGCGCGATCGTACTGTGCGAAGCTTATGCGATGACCGAGGATCCGGCGCTAGCAAAGCCAGCTCAAGCGGCGCTGAACTACATCGCGTTTACGCAAAACAAAACCGGTGGCGGTTGGCGTTACACCCCCGGGCAAGAAGGGGATACGTCGGTTGTTGGATGGATGGTGATGGCACTCAAGAGCGGTCACATGGGGCACCTGGTTGTTCCGCCCAACACCGTCCGCGGCGCGTCGCTGTTCCTCGATCGCGTCTCGGCCGACAATGGAGTCTATTACGGCTACACCGCTCCGCAGAAGAAGCCTTCGACAACAGCCGTCGGACTGCTGTGCCGGATGTATCTGGGCTGGGATAAGGAACACCCCTCGCTGAAAAAGGGAGTCGACTATCTGGCCAAAATCGGACTCAACAAGAACGATGCCTACCACAACTACTACTCTGCTCAAGTCCTTCGCCAATACGGCGGCCCGCAGTGGGACGCGTTTAATAAAGAGATGAGCGAGTGGCTGGTCGAAACGCAGGAATCCCAGGGGCACGCCATCGGCAGCTGGTACTTTAAGAGCGGTCACACCGGCGGGCGCGGTGGCCGATTGGCGATCACCGCCCTTTGCACGATGACTCTGGAAGTCTATTACCGCCACCTGCCACTGTACGCCGAAGCGGCTGCGGAAGACGATTTCCCCCTCTAA